The following DNA comes from Novipirellula caenicola.
AGCCTTTATCGCAAAAATCGGTGATGACGAAGTCGGCGAGTTCTTTATCAAGGACATGCGAGATCTCGGAGTCAAAATGGACATCGCACCGGCCAACGGGGCGCCCACCGGAACCTGTGCGGTTTTGATCACCGACGATGCTCAACGATCGATGATGACCAATCTGGGCGCTTCGGCCACGCTGCAATCATCCGATATCGACGAGTCGCTGATCAAGGCGGCCAAGTACGTCTACATCGAAGGCTACTTGTTGACCGGCGAAACCACCAAAGCGGCTGCTTACCATGCGATGGATCTCGCCAAAAAGCATGGCGTGAAAGTGGCGTTCACCGCTTCGGATCCTTTCTTGGTCAACATGATCCGCGACGAAATTTGGGACTTGATCACCGGCCCCGTCGATTTGTTCTTCTGTAACGAAGAAGAAGCCAAGAGTTTGACGGGCGAATCAGACCCAATCGCATGTGCGGCCAAAATCCATGACCACGCAGAAAACGTCGCATTGACGCTCGGCCCCAAAGGCTCGATTGTGATGCACGGTGGCGAAGCCGTCCCGATCGAAGGTGTCGAAGTCAAAGCGATCGACACCACCGGAGCCGGTGACATGTACGCCGGGGCGTTGCTGTACGGCATCACCAATGGCATGACTTGGCGACAAGCAGGCCACTTGGCTTCGCAAGCATCCGCACGCGTTGTCTCGCAAATGGGCGCACGACTGGAGCGAAAGTTTACCGAAGAAGAAATCAAATCGCTGAGCGATTTGGCCTAGGTCGGTTTTGCGGCAATCGATCGAGTCGACAAACTCGCCGAATCGAAACACCCGTATCGAAACTCCGTAGCGAAACTCCGTAGCGAAACTCGCCAAGAGTTTCGGAAGTTCATGGTGCGTCCGCATCCACCGGACGCACTCCACTCTCAAACTCCCGCCGCTCACGTCCGAGCGGCTTGCAAAATCATTGCTTCGCGTTTGCCGCGGCAAGTGATTCAAGGTAATCCAATAACGATGCCAACTCGTGCGTCGTATAGTCTTTCATCACCCCCTCGGGCATGACCGAGATCGGCGAGGTTTGACGCACTTCGATGTCGTCTTTCAAAATCATCGT
Coding sequences within:
- a CDS encoding adenosine kinase, whose translation is MTSYDVLGVGNALVDIQAQVEDSILSELSIDKGIMTLVDDQQQASVLSRLDGRPLNRCAGGSAANTIVALAEFGGTAAFIAKIGDDEVGEFFIKDMRDLGVKMDIAPANGAPTGTCAVLITDDAQRSMMTNLGASATLQSSDIDESLIKAAKYVYIEGYLLTGETTKAAAYHAMDLAKKHGVKVAFTASDPFLVNMIRDEIWDLITGPVDLFFCNEEEAKSLTGESDPIACAAKIHDHAENVALTLGPKGSIVMHGGEAVPIEGVEVKAIDTTGAGDMYAGALLYGITNGMTWRQAGHLASQASARVVSQMGARLERKFTEEEIKSLSDLA